In Paenibacillus larvae subsp. larvae, the following proteins share a genomic window:
- a CDS encoding NifU family protein, translating to MTEQLQDSTMYDEVLEVLDKLRPFLQRDGGDVELVDVEDGIVKLRLMGACGSCPSSTITLKAGIERALVEEVEGIQEVVQVF from the coding sequence ATGACGGAACAACTGCAAGATTCCACCATGTATGATGAAGTGCTGGAAGTTTTAGATAAGCTTCGTCCCTTCCTTCAACGTGATGGAGGTGACGTTGAACTCGTAGATGTCGAGGACGGAATTGTAAAATTGAGACTGATGGGGGCCTGCGGCAGCTGCCCGAGTTCCACTATCACCCTGAAAGCAGGTATTGAACGTGCCCTGGTTGAAGAGGTAGAAGGCATTCAGGAAGTTGTCCAAGTATTCTAA
- a CDS encoding alpha/beta fold hydrolase, whose product MFQQKMPLYSKNRQSGIAAVERWNVGGINQWVMMRGMDIKKPLLLFLHGGPGIAQIGFARSFQKELEEHFVVVNWDQRGSGLSFSKQISPASMNVNQFVQDTLEVTTKLLERFQRPKLYLVGHSWGSILGMLAIKQKPEYFYAYYGIGQISDMLQNEEFCYQYSLNEAQKRGWQKAVKELGSLGPRPFTDQKSLNIQRKWLGRLGGIYHEVNVPALMLKGMLASKEYGWMDLIRYTAGTFFSTKTMWPEIAKINVAGKVPEVNVPVIINAGKYDYSTPSELSRHYYQTLRAPDKGWFWFERSGHSPHFEEPERFREVVLSTYRTYSQY is encoded by the coding sequence TTGTTTCAGCAAAAAATGCCCCTTTACAGCAAAAATCGGCAAAGTGGTATTGCTGCAGTGGAAAGATGGAACGTAGGAGGGATAAACCAATGGGTTATGATGCGGGGGATGGATATCAAAAAACCGCTCCTGCTTTTTTTGCATGGCGGACCCGGTATTGCCCAGATTGGTTTTGCCCGTTCATTCCAGAAGGAACTGGAGGAACATTTTGTCGTGGTCAATTGGGATCAGCGTGGTTCCGGCTTGTCCTTTTCGAAACAAATCTCTCCTGCTTCTATGAACGTGAACCAATTTGTTCAGGATACATTGGAAGTGACCACTAAACTGCTTGAACGTTTTCAGCGGCCGAAGTTGTATCTGGTTGGCCATTCTTGGGGAAGTATCCTTGGCATGCTTGCCATTAAGCAAAAACCGGAATATTTCTATGCATATTATGGTATCGGACAAATCAGTGATATGCTGCAAAACGAGGAATTCTGCTACCAGTATTCCTTGAACGAAGCCCAAAAACGGGGATGGCAAAAGGCCGTCAAAGAGTTGGGTTCACTTGGCCCAAGACCCTTTACTGACCAGAAAAGTCTGAACATTCAGCGGAAATGGCTGGGGCGTCTGGGAGGAATCTATCACGAAGTGAATGTGCCCGCTCTAATGCTTAAAGGCATGCTTGCTTCCAAAGAATACGGCTGGATGGATTTAATCCGATATACGGCAGGAACCTTCTTCTCTACAAAAACAATGTGGCCGGAAATAGCCAAGATAAATGTGGCCGGGAAGGTTCCGGAAGTGAATGTGCCGGTAATCATCAATGCCGGAAAATACGATTACAGTACACCTTCTGAACTTAGCCGGCATTATTATCAGACTCTCCGTGCACCGGACAAGGGATGGTTCTGGTTTGAACGGTCGGGACATTCACCTCATTTCGAGGAGCCGGAGAGGTTTCGGGAGGTTGTACTTTCCACATACCGAACCTACTCTCAATACTGA
- a CDS encoding cell wall hydrolase, whose amino-acid sequence MKQAVITLSVSACALGLMVMASPAGAMTLNIGTQSEHVLNLQERLSSLGYFKKGITGYYGKITKEAVRDFQKAYGLSVTGSADSATLAKLNQMAGSKQITLDQLARIIYAEARGESFKGQVAVGAVVLNRVQSNAFPDSITEVIFQPGQFSAIRDGQYSLKPNQAAYDAARSALNGWDPTGGALYYYNPHTATSSWSKSRPTLSSIGNHVFTR is encoded by the coding sequence ATAAAACAAGCAGTCATTACGCTATCTGTCAGTGCCTGTGCTTTGGGTTTAATGGTCATGGCTTCACCGGCGGGTGCCATGACACTCAATATAGGTACCCAAAGCGAGCATGTGCTGAATCTGCAGGAGAGACTCAGTTCGCTCGGTTATTTCAAGAAAGGAATAACCGGTTATTATGGTAAAATTACTAAAGAGGCGGTCCGGGACTTTCAGAAAGCGTATGGTCTTTCCGTCACCGGCAGCGCCGATTCCGCCACGTTAGCCAAACTGAATCAAATGGCAGGCTCAAAACAGATCACTTTGGACCAACTGGCCCGTATTATTTACGCAGAAGCCCGTGGGGAGTCCTTTAAAGGACAAGTTGCTGTAGGAGCCGTAGTTTTGAACCGGGTCCAGTCCAATGCTTTCCCTGATAGCATTACCGAAGTCATTTTCCAGCCGGGACAATTTTCCGCTATCCGTGATGGCCAGTACAGTCTGAAGCCAAATCAGGCGGCCTACGATGCAGCCCGGAGTGCTTTGAACGGTTGGGACCCTACAGGCGGAGCCCTTTATTATTACAATCCGCATACAGCAACGTCCTCATGGAGCAAATCCCGTCCAACCTTGTCCTCTATTGGTAATCATGTATTTACCCGTTAA
- a CDS encoding DsrE family protein, protein MKEKVILLTSDQFGNGDALLGSSLLETFMVLIKQEANKPAAVFCLNKGVTLLTEKSLISVHLKELADQGVPVLACKTCLDYYGVGHVLTVGQVSSMKEFVELARNHEVITIG, encoded by the coding sequence ATGAAAGAAAAAGTCATATTACTTACTTCAGACCAATTTGGCAATGGGGACGCCCTACTAGGGTCTTCTCTATTAGAAACCTTCATGGTGCTGATCAAACAGGAGGCAAATAAACCGGCTGCTGTCTTTTGTTTGAACAAAGGAGTAACCCTGCTTACTGAGAAGTCATTAATTTCCGTTCATCTCAAAGAATTGGCCGATCAGGGGGTGCCCGTACTGGCCTGCAAGACGTGCCTGGATTATTATGGAGTCGGACATGTCCTTACGGTCGGACAAGTATCCAGCATGAAGGAATTCGTTGAACTGGCCCGAAATCATGAGGTTATAACCATTGGATAA
- a CDS encoding aspartyl-phosphate phosphatase Spo0E family protein: MTISVLSKMENKIVVEIERMREQMVELGIRHGFLHPKVQACSRELDELLLQYYNWRRLDEHTAELAN, encoded by the coding sequence GTGACTATTTCTGTACTTTCAAAAATGGAAAATAAAATTGTTGTTGAAATTGAAAGAATGCGTGAACAAATGGTCGAACTCGGTATTCGTCACGGTTTTCTTCATCCTAAAGTTCAAGCTTGCAGCCGTGAGCTTGATGAGCTGCTGCTGCAGTATTACAACTGGCGGCGGTTGGATGAGCACACTGCGGAATTGGCCAATTAA
- a CDS encoding SDR family oxidoreductase yields MNEERKVALITGSARGLGKRTALTLAEEGYDVVVTYVNSGEDASKLTAQIVKMGVRSQAVRADVSKARDIQRLVAEVRSHMGHVDVLVNNAGPFIRERRFFAEYHADEIDYLVRGNLLGVMQLDQALLPMMRERRWGRIIHFGFGHAAEARAWPHRAVYAAAKVGLVSFTKTLAEEEARNGITVNMICPGDIRGDNKEKLIHEVAFQSDEETPLGRPGTGEDIARVIAFLCQQNSDFITGNIMEISGGLILSKRCRH; encoded by the coding sequence ATGAACGAAGAACGGAAGGTAGCCTTAATTACAGGCAGCGCCAGAGGACTTGGAAAGAGGACAGCCCTGACTCTGGCGGAAGAAGGTTATGATGTTGTGGTTACTTATGTGAACAGCGGGGAAGATGCGAGTAAGCTTACGGCGCAAATAGTAAAAATGGGGGTTCGTTCCCAGGCTGTTCGGGCAGATGTGTCCAAGGCCCGGGATATTCAGCGGCTGGTAGCCGAAGTACGCAGCCATATGGGACATGTAGACGTTCTGGTAAATAATGCAGGGCCATTTATTAGAGAAAGACGTTTTTTCGCAGAGTATCATGCGGATGAAATTGATTACTTGGTCCGGGGAAATCTGCTCGGGGTTATGCAGCTCGATCAAGCCCTTCTTCCAATGATGCGGGAGAGACGATGGGGCAGGATTATCCATTTCGGGTTTGGGCATGCCGCTGAGGCCAGAGCGTGGCCGCACAGGGCCGTCTACGCTGCAGCTAAAGTCGGACTTGTATCCTTCACCAAAACACTTGCTGAAGAAGAAGCGAGGAATGGAATTACGGTGAATATGATATGCCCTGGGGATATCCGCGGGGATAATAAAGAGAAGCTTATTCATGAAGTGGCTTTTCAATCGGATGAAGAGACGCCGCTTGGAAGACCCGGTACCGGGGAGGATATCGCCAGAGTCATTGCATTTCTTTGCCAGCAGAACTCGGATTTTATTACCGGCAATATTATGGAAATATCGGGGGGCTTGATCCTATCCAAACGCTGCCGACATTGA
- a CDS encoding NAD(P)/FAD-dependent oxidoreductase yields MFASFYGGMRQASVKLIESMPQLGGQLAALYPEKYIYDVAGFPKVTAQGLVDNLSIQMQRFPIDIRLEEKVLQVIKREERLFEIVTDKTTHFSRAVIITGGVGAFEPRRLDLEEAPQFEKQNLHYFVNDLSQFAGQKVLISGGGDSAVDWALMLEPIAEEVTLIHRRDKFRAHEHSVENLINSKVNVLTPKEITKLHGSHTIEKVTISDCKTKESIDIDVDAVIVNFGFVSSLGPIAEWGLNIENGSIVVDSRMETSVPGIFAAGDITTYPGKLKLIAVGFGEAPTAINNAKVYIDPNARLSPGHSSNMKF; encoded by the coding sequence TTCTATGGCGGTATGCGCCAAGCATCCGTAAAATTGATTGAAAGCATGCCTCAATTAGGCGGCCAGCTAGCCGCTCTTTACCCGGAAAAATACATCTATGATGTAGCAGGTTTTCCGAAAGTTACAGCCCAAGGGCTTGTAGATAACTTGTCCATCCAGATGCAGCGTTTCCCCATCGACATTCGCTTAGAAGAAAAAGTGCTGCAGGTCATTAAACGAGAAGAGCGCCTCTTTGAAATCGTTACGGATAAAACCACTCATTTCTCAAGAGCCGTTATTATTACAGGCGGTGTCGGTGCCTTCGAACCAAGACGTCTTGATTTAGAAGAAGCACCCCAGTTTGAAAAGCAAAATCTTCATTACTTTGTAAATGACCTGAGCCAATTTGCCGGTCAAAAAGTACTGATTAGTGGTGGTGGCGATTCAGCTGTCGATTGGGCCCTTATGCTCGAGCCTATTGCTGAAGAGGTAACCCTGATTCACCGCCGCGATAAATTTAGAGCACATGAACACAGTGTCGAAAACTTGATAAATTCCAAGGTAAATGTGCTTACTCCAAAAGAAATTACTAAACTTCACGGTTCACATACTATTGAAAAAGTCACCATAAGCGACTGCAAAACAAAAGAAAGTATAGATATTGATGTGGATGCCGTCATAGTGAATTTCGGCTTCGTCTCATCTCTTGGTCCTATTGCTGAATGGGGATTGAATATCGAAAATGGCTCCATCGTAGTTGATTCCCGCATGGAAACAAGCGTACCCGGGATTTTTGCCGCCGGAGATATCACTACTTATCCGGGAAAACTAAAATTGATTGCAGTTGGTTTTGGAGAAGCTCCTACTGCAATAAATAATGCCAAAGTCTATATCGATCCAAATGCGCGTCTGTCTCCCGGCCACAGCAGCAACATGAAATTTTAA
- the sda gene encoding sporulation histidine kinase inhibitor Sda: protein MRVISDETLLESYWKALDLQLDVDFVNLLLMEIKRRDLSVENKASKEMTVL, encoded by the coding sequence ATGAGAGTGATCAGCGATGAAACGTTGCTAGAATCTTACTGGAAAGCATTAGACCTGCAGCTGGACGTGGATTTTGTCAATTTATTGTTAATGGAGATCAAACGTAGAGATTTGTCGGTAGAAAATAAAGCTTCCAAAGAAATGACCGTTCTATAA
- the mqnE gene encoding aminofutalosine synthase MqnE, with amino-acid sequence MNVILKTPAKQMAEIAEKVKHGQRLSLEEGLFLYESDDILTIGQLANEANMRKNGNKVYFIENMSLYFTNVCEAHCAFCHFRRNLGEEGAYTYSPDEMISHIHEHFHPGMREFHITGGHNHHMPFDYYVSCIKALKENFPDVTVKAHTAAEIDFFSRISGLSYKNVLQALMDAGLDTMPGGGAEILSEQYRKKMRVDKATTDQWLEIHQTAHELGMKTHATMLYGSIETLQQRIEHMISIRDLQDKTGGFMVFIPNAIQPASKKAGIKRRVTAFENLKTIAISRLVLDNIRHIKAYFINLGTNIAQMAYCFGASDAHGTIVKERISHAAGATSPEGLTRDELTWLIKGAGRIPVERDTFYNEIQVYE; translated from the coding sequence ATGAATGTCATTCTAAAAACTCCCGCGAAACAAATGGCGGAGATTGCCGAAAAAGTGAAACACGGCCAAAGGCTTTCCCTGGAAGAAGGCTTATTTTTATATGAATCCGATGACATTTTAACTATTGGACAATTGGCCAACGAGGCCAACATGCGGAAAAACGGAAATAAAGTATATTTTATAGAAAATATGAGCCTTTATTTCACCAATGTTTGTGAGGCACATTGCGCTTTCTGCCATTTCCGCCGGAATCTCGGTGAGGAAGGCGCCTATACTTACTCTCCTGATGAAATGATCAGTCATATCCATGAGCATTTTCATCCCGGTATGCGCGAATTTCATATAACAGGCGGCCATAATCATCATATGCCGTTTGATTATTATGTAAGCTGTATCAAAGCGCTAAAAGAAAATTTCCCGGACGTAACAGTGAAGGCCCATACCGCGGCAGAGATTGATTTCTTTTCCCGGATAAGCGGCCTCAGCTACAAAAATGTACTTCAGGCTCTTATGGATGCAGGACTTGATACAATGCCGGGCGGAGGCGCTGAAATTTTGTCCGAACAATATCGTAAAAAAATGCGTGTTGATAAAGCTACAACAGATCAATGGCTGGAAATTCACCAGACTGCCCATGAGCTTGGAATGAAAACTCATGCTACCATGCTGTATGGTTCCATTGAAACTCTTCAACAGCGTATTGAGCATATGATATCGATCCGCGATCTTCAGGACAAGACGGGCGGTTTCATGGTATTTATTCCGAATGCTATTCAGCCTGCAAGCAAAAAAGCCGGTATTAAACGGCGCGTTACCGCTTTCGAGAACCTGAAAACCATTGCTATAAGCCGCCTGGTGCTGGATAACATTCGGCATATTAAAGCTTACTTTATTAATCTGGGTACGAACATTGCCCAAATGGCTTATTGCTTCGGCGCATCCGATGCTCATGGGACTATCGTGAAAGAACGTATTTCTCATGCGGCAGGAGCGACCTCTCCTGAAGGACTGACAAGAGACGAACTGACATGGCTGATAAAAGGTGCGGGCCGCATCCCTGTTGAACGAGACACGTTTTACAATGAAATTCAAGTATACGAATAG
- a CDS encoding UbiD family decarboxylase, whose amino-acid sequence MYTNLRDFIDDLKKDRDLVEISAPVDPYLELAEIHRRVIEEQGPALLFTNVKGSSFPVVTNLFGTSDRVDKAFGPRPEQLMKEAIEAVESLLPPTPKAIWGERKLIMELLRVGTKEIKGSGAPILGECRRQDPLKGLPALTCWQEDGGPFVTLPLVYTEHPKTGQHNVGMYRLQVYDDRSTGIHWQIHKGGGFHHYEAEQRNEALPVTVFLGGPPALIASAIAPVPEQLPELLIASLILGKKLPMTANPHGGHRLVAEADFAISGKVPPHLRRPEGPFGDHFGYYSLKHDFPVFEVDHMWHRKDAIYPATIVGKPRQEDYYMGEFLQRLLSPAFPMVMPGVKELWTYAETGFHSLAAAIVRESYRREALTSAFRILGEGQLTLTKFLMITDRTVDLENFPLLLETVLERFQPREDLIIINHTSHDTLDYTGHKLNHGSKAIMMGIGEPVRELPRDYQGGQLPPITKANPYCGGCLCISGPSYEEAPDLPKHLLDHSYGQLVEWPLVILVDDADVAAGQTSFLWTVFTRFNPATDIFAKSKVSFNHVEYELPLIIDARMKPSYPDELFPREDIVKLVDSRWKEYFPS is encoded by the coding sequence GTGTACACAAATTTAAGAGACTTTATTGATGATTTAAAAAAAGACCGTGATCTCGTGGAAATCTCTGCACCGGTCGACCCGTATCTGGAACTTGCGGAGATCCATAGGAGGGTCATTGAAGAGCAAGGACCTGCCTTATTATTTACCAACGTCAAAGGAAGCTCTTTTCCGGTAGTGACTAATTTGTTCGGGACGTCCGATAGGGTAGACAAGGCTTTTGGTCCAAGGCCTGAGCAGCTTATGAAAGAAGCGATAGAAGCAGTGGAATCATTATTGCCTCCGACTCCTAAAGCTATATGGGGAGAACGTAAGCTGATTATGGAGCTCTTAAGAGTGGGCACCAAGGAGATCAAGGGATCGGGTGCCCCGATTTTGGGAGAATGCCGCCGGCAGGACCCGCTTAAAGGATTACCCGCGCTGACCTGTTGGCAGGAGGATGGGGGGCCATTCGTGACCCTTCCGCTTGTTTATACGGAACATCCAAAAACGGGGCAGCATAATGTAGGCATGTATCGGCTTCAAGTATACGATGACCGCTCGACCGGTATTCACTGGCAAATTCATAAAGGCGGGGGGTTCCACCATTATGAAGCCGAACAAAGAAACGAAGCGCTGCCTGTTACCGTATTCCTCGGCGGGCCTCCGGCACTGATAGCGTCGGCCATAGCCCCGGTTCCGGAACAGCTTCCGGAATTGCTTATAGCCTCATTAATTCTTGGAAAGAAACTGCCTATGACAGCCAATCCCCATGGAGGCCACCGTCTTGTCGCAGAAGCGGACTTTGCTATCAGCGGTAAAGTGCCCCCGCATCTAAGACGTCCTGAGGGACCATTTGGCGACCACTTTGGCTATTATTCCCTGAAGCATGATTTTCCTGTATTTGAAGTTGACCACATGTGGCATCGTAAAGATGCCATATACCCAGCGACTATTGTAGGAAAGCCAAGACAGGAAGATTACTATATGGGGGAATTTCTTCAGCGCCTGCTTTCTCCCGCTTTTCCGATGGTTATGCCGGGAGTCAAAGAACTATGGACATATGCAGAGACAGGGTTTCATTCTCTGGCAGCAGCCATCGTCCGGGAAAGCTACCGGAGGGAAGCTTTGACATCCGCATTCCGTATTCTAGGGGAAGGTCAGCTTACGCTGACCAAATTCTTGATGATTACAGACCGGACTGTAGATTTGGAGAACTTTCCGCTGCTGCTGGAAACCGTGCTGGAACGATTCCAACCCCGGGAAGACCTGATTATTATCAATCATACTTCCCACGATACCTTGGATTATACCGGCCATAAGCTGAACCACGGAAGCAAAGCGATCATGATGGGGATCGGGGAACCTGTAAGAGAATTACCGAGAGACTATCAGGGCGGGCAGCTTCCGCCGATCACCAAAGCCAACCCGTACTGTGGCGGATGCCTATGTATTTCGGGACCGTCTTATGAGGAGGCTCCTGATCTGCCCAAACATCTTCTGGATCACTCTTACGGACAGCTTGTAGAATGGCCGCTGGTTATATTAGTAGATGATGCGGATGTGGCAGCAGGGCAAACATCATTCTTGTGGACCGTGTTTACTCGTTTCAATCCGGCAACGGATATTTTCGCTAAATCCAAAGTTTCCTTCAATCACGTGGAGTATGAGCTTCCTCTGATCATCGATGCCAGAATGAAGCCTTCTTACCCGGATGAGCTTTTTCCAAGGGAAGACATCGTAAAACTGGTAGACAGCCGCTGGAAAGAATACTTTCCTTCCTGA
- a CDS encoding NAD(P)/FAD-dependent oxidoreductase, whose product MKKLVILGGGYGGLTIALELLNKELPDDVVLMLVDRMPFQGLKTEYYALASGTIAETHIRVPFPDDPRIQLKYGEVTGIDLENKQVELLNSESIDYDWLVIGLGCVDKYHGIPGADLYTNSIQTLAQTRATYGRINDVNPYGQVTIVGGGLSGVEIAAELRESRPDLNIRILDRGKSVLSSFPSKLQEFVSGWMLEHDIELRSYVQLSRLEGGELYNQEEIILTDVTVWTAGIQPSPLAQALNVSKDKHGRVMLNAYHQIPEYPDVYVVGDCANMPFSPSAQAAGAQGKQIAEVIQAVWHNKTPRLGKIKLKGVLGSLGKKSGFGVVGERAVMTGMVPRVLKNGVLWKSKHHFG is encoded by the coding sequence ATGAAAAAGCTTGTTATTCTAGGAGGAGGCTATGGGGGACTGACCATAGCCCTTGAACTGTTAAACAAAGAACTGCCCGATGATGTGGTTCTTATGTTGGTTGACCGTATGCCTTTTCAAGGCTTAAAGACCGAATATTATGCTCTCGCATCAGGCACCATTGCAGAAACTCATATTCGCGTTCCTTTTCCCGACGATCCAAGGATTCAGCTAAAGTACGGGGAAGTAACGGGGATAGACCTAGAGAACAAACAAGTAGAGCTTTTAAACAGTGAATCGATCGACTATGATTGGCTCGTAATCGGGCTTGGCTGTGTGGACAAATACCACGGCATTCCAGGAGCCGACCTGTATACCAACAGTATCCAAACATTGGCGCAAACCAGAGCTACATACGGGCGAATCAACGATGTGAACCCGTACGGTCAGGTCACTATTGTCGGTGGTGGCCTTAGTGGTGTTGAAATTGCCGCGGAACTGCGGGAAAGCCGTCCTGATCTGAATATTCGCATCCTTGACCGTGGAAAAAGCGTCCTTTCTTCATTCCCAAGCAAGCTACAGGAGTTTGTCAGCGGCTGGATGCTGGAGCATGATATTGAGCTTCGCTCTTATGTTCAGCTTAGCCGTTTGGAAGGCGGAGAACTGTATAATCAGGAGGAGATCATTCTGACTGATGTTACGGTTTGGACGGCAGGCATTCAGCCAAGCCCTCTTGCACAGGCATTGAACGTGTCTAAAGATAAGCATGGCCGGGTTATGCTGAATGCTTATCATCAAATACCGGAATACCCGGATGTCTATGTGGTGGGGGACTGTGCCAATATGCCGTTTTCACCGAGTGCACAGGCAGCCGGAGCACAAGGCAAGCAAATCGCCGAAGTGATACAGGCTGTTTGGCATAACAAAACCCCCCGGCTTGGCAAAATCAAGCTCAAGGGGGTTCTGGGGTCACTCGGCAAAAAATCAGGCTTTGGTGTTGTGGGTGAACGTGCGGTTATGACTGGAATGGTACCCCGAGTTTTAAAAAATGGGGTGCTTTGGAAATCCAAACACCATTTTGGTTAG
- a CDS encoding Cthe_2314 family HEPN domain-containing protein, with protein MLRFLFHEPKRTDDGQIREANEAIRRYSSRLHRYKAVLPEHKQKQHRLHVRSISFLDALNEIEQSLYCSSRYARYVKSSYIDEMKPEELDHYRRYLYFYKNALIRVFSILDKLGYFLNDVYNVRTETKKPRFSFYTVLRQMHEQNIHPELGQQLHDLKVTMKPAMDKLRKRRNMEIHFVNVEMLDDLMQNYSPIGERIQVEQVLEDILDLEQGFQMVCSSISIAFIYMDRHHPLGLTEGGEG; from the coding sequence ATGCTCCGATTTTTATTCCATGAACCAAAGCGTACGGATGATGGACAAATACGCGAGGCGAATGAGGCCATCCGCCGTTATTCTTCCAGGCTCCACCGGTATAAGGCAGTACTTCCCGAACATAAGCAGAAACAACACCGTCTTCATGTACGGAGTATAAGCTTTCTGGATGCTTTGAACGAGATTGAACAAAGCCTTTACTGCTCTTCCCGATATGCTCGTTATGTTAAATCTTCTTACATAGATGAGATGAAACCCGAGGAATTGGATCATTACCGAAGGTATTTGTATTTTTACAAAAATGCATTAATCCGTGTATTTTCGATCCTTGATAAGCTTGGTTATTTTCTGAATGATGTATACAACGTACGCACGGAAACAAAGAAACCCAGATTTTCTTTCTATACGGTTTTGCGCCAGATGCATGAGCAGAATATTCATCCTGAACTGGGGCAGCAATTGCACGATCTGAAAGTTACTATGAAACCGGCCATGGATAAACTCAGAAAGAGACGCAATATGGAAATTCATTTTGTTAATGTGGAGATGCTGGATGATCTGATGCAGAATTATTCTCCTATTGGGGAACGGATTCAGGTCGAACAGGTATTGGAAGACATCCTGGATTTGGAACAGGGATTCCAAATGGTCTGCTCCTCTATCAGCATAGCCTTTATCTACATGGACCGGCATCATCCTCTTGGTTTAACGGAAGGGGGAGAAGGATGA
- a CDS encoding YuzB family protein gives MRPIIEFCASSLHEGMRELIVRLEKNPDIDVVEYGCLGYCGECYLSPYALVNGEAVFAETVEKLEQAIADKINEIEAMDDLF, from the coding sequence TTGAGACCTATTATTGAGTTTTGTGCAAGCAGCCTTCATGAAGGGATGAGGGAACTGATTGTACGTCTGGAAAAAAATCCTGATATAGATGTAGTGGAATACGGGTGTCTTGGGTATTGCGGTGAGTGCTACTTAAGTCCGTACGCTCTTGTGAACGGGGAAGCCGTATTCGCCGAAACGGTAGAAAAACTAGAACAGGCGATTGCGGATAAAATAAACGAAATCGAAGCCATGGACGACTTGTTTTAA
- a CDS encoding HesB/IscA family protein produces the protein MIQISEIANEKIKELLAAEETPGLFLRLGVLEGGCSGFSYGMGFDNEQKEEDEVLDVDGLKIVVDQDSMKYLNGLEIDYKEAGMGGGFTIHNPNAIATCGCGSSFRTAPEQEAKAQKCDA, from the coding sequence ATGATTCAAATCAGTGAAATAGCTAATGAAAAAATCAAGGAACTGCTTGCTGCTGAGGAGACCCCCGGCCTGTTTCTCCGTTTGGGTGTGCTGGAAGGTGGATGCAGCGGATTTTCATACGGAATGGGATTCGACAATGAGCAAAAGGAAGAGGACGAGGTTCTGGACGTGGACGGTCTTAAGATTGTAGTGGACCAGGACAGTATGAAGTATTTAAACGGTCTTGAGATTGACTATAAGGAAGCCGGTATGGGGGGCGGGTTTACCATCCATAATCCGAATGCTATTGCCACCTGCGGCTGCGGGTCCAGCTTCCGGACAGCACCCGAGCAGGAAGCGAAAGCACAAAAGTGTGATGCATAA
- the mscL gene encoding large conductance mechanosensitive channel protein MscL, which translates to MRGSVVDLTVGVIIGAAFNKIVTSLVNDVIMPPIGLLLGKVDFSSLFINLSDTHYNSLAEAKAAGAPTINYGQFINNVLDFLIVAFVIFVVIKQINHFRRNEEREEKAEDPTKECPYCLSKIDVKATRCPKCTSMLNEKEPEPSAT; encoded by the coding sequence ATGCGGGGGAGCGTCGTTGATCTTACTGTCGGTGTTATCATCGGAGCTGCCTTCAACAAAATTGTCACATCCCTTGTGAACGACGTAATTATGCCTCCTATCGGGCTGCTGCTTGGAAAGGTGGACTTTTCCAGTTTATTTATTAATCTGTCGGACACGCACTACAATTCTCTGGCAGAGGCCAAAGCGGCCGGAGCCCCAACGATTAATTATGGGCAGTTTATCAATAATGTATTGGACTTCCTGATTGTCGCTTTCGTTATTTTTGTTGTAATCAAGCAGATCAACCACTTCCGTAGAAATGAGGAACGGGAGGAAAAAGCGGAAGATCCGACCAAGGAATGTCCGTATTGTTTATCGAAAATTGATGTAAAAGCTACGCGTTGCCCCAAGTGTACCTCCATGTTGAATGAAAAAGAGCCGGAACCTTCTGCCACATAG